From Pseudocalidococcus azoricus BACA0444, the proteins below share one genomic window:
- the malQ gene encoding 4-alpha-glucanotransferase: MPFPRAAGLLLHPTSLPGGQGIGDLGQAALDFVDFMADTGQQLWQMLPLGPTGYGNSPYMCYSAMAGNPVLISLDQLVQEGWLEAVALAAVEFPAHDWMDYDAVIPAKLALLQTAAQVFKATATPEDQAKFGQFCQAMEFWLPTYALYMALKDEQDNQPWYEWEPGLAWRDPEAITAAEARLAPQVFSYKFQQFIFFQQWSRLRAYANQNGIKIIGDIPIYVAHDSADVWAFPHLFELVPQSPQPGLTQAPAPAPPPTKKPGLVAQMAGVPPDYFSETGQLWGNPIYNWQAMEQEGYRWWIERFRVLFDCMDLIRVDHFRGFEAYWQVPCGEETAVQGEWVKGPGAKLFEVVQAELGELPILAEDLGEITPEVIELRDQFAFPGMKILQFAFGGGADNPFLPFNYERNFLVYTGTHDNNTTVGWFAELSEWERNRIRDYLGAMTHEGIHWDLIRLAFSSVANQAIIPVQDLLGLGTPARMNFPSKPEGNWAWRLRPEEFQELQGGLGQRLKYLTQLYGRYPAPPPDNGATATESENNGI; this comes from the coding sequence ATGCCTTTTCCCCGTGCGGCTGGTTTACTCCTTCATCCCACATCCTTACCCGGTGGTCAGGGCATTGGCGACTTAGGGCAAGCAGCTTTAGATTTTGTTGATTTCATGGCCGATACTGGACAACAACTCTGGCAAATGCTTCCCCTTGGCCCCACCGGCTACGGCAACTCTCCCTATATGTGTTATTCGGCGATGGCGGGAAATCCGGTCTTGATTAGCCTAGATCAACTCGTTCAAGAGGGATGGTTAGAGGCGGTGGCGCTGGCTGCTGTAGAGTTTCCGGCCCATGATTGGATGGACTATGATGCGGTGATTCCGGCCAAACTCGCCTTATTGCAAACAGCGGCCCAGGTATTCAAAGCAACAGCTACCCCTGAGGATCAGGCTAAGTTTGGGCAATTTTGCCAGGCCATGGAGTTTTGGTTGCCGACCTATGCCCTCTATATGGCTCTCAAAGATGAGCAAGACAACCAGCCTTGGTATGAATGGGAACCTGGCCTGGCCTGGCGAGATCCAGAAGCCATTACTGCCGCTGAAGCCCGCCTTGCCCCACAGGTGTTTAGCTATAAATTTCAGCAGTTTATCTTCTTTCAGCAGTGGTCAAGGTTGCGGGCCTATGCTAACCAAAACGGGATCAAGATTATTGGCGATATTCCCATTTATGTTGCCCATGATAGTGCCGATGTCTGGGCCTTTCCCCATTTGTTTGAGTTAGTGCCCCAATCCCCTCAACCAGGACTAACCCAGGCTCCAGCCCCAGCACCCCCCCCAACAAAAAAACCTGGACTCGTCGCTCAGATGGCTGGTGTACCCCCGGACTATTTCAGCGAAACGGGGCAACTCTGGGGCAACCCGATCTACAACTGGCAGGCCATGGAGCAAGAGGGCTATCGGTGGTGGATCGAACGGTTCCGCGTGCTGTTTGACTGCATGGATTTAATTCGGGTGGATCATTTCCGCGGATTTGAGGCCTACTGGCAAGTTCCTTGCGGTGAAGAAACAGCGGTGCAGGGGGAATGGGTCAAAGGCCCAGGGGCGAAGTTGTTTGAAGTCGTCCAGGCCGAGTTAGGGGAGTTACCCATTTTGGCGGAGGATTTAGGAGAAATTACTCCAGAAGTGATTGAATTGCGGGATCAGTTTGCATTTCCGGGGATGAAGATTCTCCAGTTTGCCTTTGGCGGCGGTGCTGACAACCCTTTTTTGCCGTTTAACTATGAACGTAATTTCTTAGTCTATACCGGTACACACGACAACAACACGACTGTGGGCTGGTTTGCGGAATTGAGTGAATGGGAGCGAAATCGGATTCGGGACTATTTGGGGGCCATGACCCATGAGGGAATCCACTGGGATTTAATTCGGTTAGCCTTTAGCTCTGTCGCCAATCAAGCGATTATTCCTGTCCAAGATTTACTCGGATTAGGGACACCTGCCCGGATGAATTTTCCCAGCAAACCGGAGGGGAATTGGGCTTGGCGGTTAAGACCGGAGGAATTTCAGGAGCTACAGGGGGGCTTAGGGCAACGTCTTAAATACCTGACCCAACTCTATGGCCGCTACCCCGCCCCGCCGCCGGACAATGGAGCCACTGCAACTGAGTCTGAGAATAATGGGATTTGA
- a CDS encoding DUF2459 domain-containing protein, whose translation MAATPPRRRTMEPLQLSLRIMGFEDWPGKIGLGLLSLGLGLVSPCTVLLEPFKPSPLGSAMPPSITIYVYGDYVHTNVLVPVITATGNWHDYLELGQLGENPRTDLEYLGFGWGERELYRNLTRIEDIPADQAWRALFDGRSPATLHVQGFPQLPQAPIATFLIPLQINQGDYQALTRFLLDSFERDAQGRPIHLNPSRQAQSSFYAATGHYSAWNTCNSWTAKALAEANIQPPLWDTLALPLFYHLQWYKTCQPE comes from the coding sequence ATGGCCGCTACCCCGCCCCGCCGCCGGACAATGGAGCCACTGCAACTGAGTCTGAGAATAATGGGATTTGAAGATTGGCCTGGAAAAATTGGCCTGGGGTTATTGAGTTTAGGACTGGGCCTGGTGTCCCCCTGTACGGTTTTGTTGGAGCCGTTTAAGCCCTCCCCCCTAGGATCAGCAATGCCGCCCTCCATTACTATTTATGTCTATGGGGATTATGTTCATACCAATGTTCTCGTGCCAGTGATCACCGCTACAGGTAATTGGCATGACTATTTGGAGTTGGGGCAACTGGGAGAAAATCCTCGAACTGACCTTGAATATTTGGGATTTGGTTGGGGCGAACGGGAACTTTATCGGAACTTGACGCGGATTGAGGATATTCCCGCTGACCAGGCCTGGCGGGCTTTATTTGATGGCCGAAGTCCCGCTACTCTCCATGTCCAAGGCTTTCCGCAACTCCCCCAGGCCCCCATTGCAACCTTTTTAATTCCCCTTCAGATTAACCAAGGGGACTACCAGGCCCTGACCCGGTTTTTGCTGGATAGTTTTGAACGGGATGCCCAAGGCCGACCGATTCACCTTAATCCCAGTCGCCAAGCCCAAAGTAGTTTCTATGCCGCTACGGGACATTACTCGGCCTGGAACACCTGTAATTCTTGGACGGCCAAAGCCCTCGCTGAAGCCAACATTCAACCGCCCCTCTGGGATACCCTGGCCCTACCCCTTTTCTACCATTTGCAGTGGTACAAAACCTGTCAGCCGGAGTAA
- a CDS encoding cupin domain-containing protein yields MPNLYQSQNPSNQEEFVTLLHSQAWRLEQIISHGQASPPDFWYDQAEDEWVALLKGTAILEIANQDSRHLVAGDYLFIPAHCRHRVAKTSEDAIWLALHFGPSS; encoded by the coding sequence ATGCCTAATCTTTATCAATCCCAAAACCCATCCAATCAGGAAGAGTTTGTCACCTTACTCCATTCCCAGGCCTGGCGGTTAGAGCAGATTATCTCCCACGGTCAAGCTAGCCCCCCAGATTTTTGGTATGACCAGGCCGAGGATGAATGGGTCGCGCTTCTGAAAGGGACGGCAATACTGGAAATTGCAAACCAGGACTCACGCCATCTTGTTGCGGGTGATTATCTTTTCATTCCGGCCCATTGTCGCCATCGCGTTGCCAAGACATCAGAAGATGCGATTTGGTTGGCCCTCCACTTTGGCCCCTCAAGCTAG